A stretch of Rhizobium glycinendophyticum DNA encodes these proteins:
- a CDS encoding methyl-accepting chemotaxis protein gives MFALFSRSIAIKLLVVTGAAIGLVLFVSNLVLISQTRDRVHALIMQQADAEAKSIAREVAGNIGELASAARLMSGVIGRGHEGKSFDRMGITNILKANLEQNPFAFGSWMAEEPGAIDGRKDEIKGQTDLGANADGIYTPYWSKDRNGAIQYSTFAAKYDAEWYALAAKSGKGAITAPYLAEGTDVPTTMSSIAYPVFSGGKMIGVSGVDISLLSLSDKLKALKPFETGRVLLVGQGAQWLVAPNDDLLMKPYEAEGADAVKTAINSGKGSVLSNLGGEDGESFDRLLYPFEVPGVNATWTVIVDIPHAAISAPVKAQTTMMIIGGLVMLAAVMIALFLAVRSLAQRPLHGLVGDVERMSKGNYETDVSNQDRLDEIGMVAKALDGFRHRLAESHMLAAEAEAQRSAAEGERRRNEQDRNASAATQQHVVAALGNGLAQLSQGNLTYRLPDEFPGEYAALKRDFNDAVATLEQAIASVNSGVVNISAGTGEISESAADLAKRTEQQAASLEETAAALNELTEQVNSSADNAGVAANTVSIAVKDAEASGEVVRKAVASMQGIEQSSMEISRIIGVIDEIAFQTNLLALNAGVEAARAGEAGKGFAVVAQEVRELAQRSATAAKEIKALINASGAQVKDGVQLVGQAGETLQKISDQVMQINGLIRQISASASEQASGLKEVNSAVNQMDQVTQQNAAMVEETTAASMALRGESDNLRTLVARFQVSGNAQPGAALRATAEAMRQPSRPAATATTRAPAYQPTPRKVAAAGGGASGGDSWEEF, from the coding sequence ATGTTCGCCCTGTTTTCTCGATCCATCGCTATCAAGCTGCTGGTTGTTACCGGCGCAGCGATCGGCCTCGTGCTCTTCGTTTCCAATCTCGTTCTCATTTCCCAGACGCGGGACCGCGTCCATGCGCTGATCATGCAACAGGCCGATGCCGAGGCGAAGTCGATCGCCCGCGAAGTCGCCGGCAATATCGGCGAGCTTGCAAGTGCCGCGCGCCTGATGTCGGGCGTGATCGGCCGCGGCCATGAAGGCAAGTCCTTCGACCGCATGGGGATTACCAATATCCTGAAGGCGAATCTGGAGCAGAATCCCTTCGCATTCGGTAGCTGGATGGCCGAGGAGCCCGGGGCGATCGATGGCCGGAAAGACGAAATCAAGGGGCAGACCGATCTGGGTGCCAATGCCGACGGCATCTATACCCCCTACTGGTCGAAGGACCGCAACGGGGCGATCCAGTACTCGACTTTTGCGGCCAAGTACGACGCCGAATGGTATGCGCTCGCCGCGAAGAGCGGCAAGGGCGCGATCACGGCGCCTTATCTTGCCGAAGGCACCGACGTGCCGACGACGATGAGTTCGATTGCCTATCCTGTCTTCTCCGGCGGCAAGATGATCGGTGTCAGCGGCGTCGACATTTCGCTTCTCTCCCTTTCGGACAAGCTGAAGGCCCTGAAACCCTTCGAGACCGGGCGCGTGCTGCTGGTTGGACAGGGCGCGCAGTGGCTGGTCGCACCGAATGACGATCTTCTGATGAAGCCCTATGAGGCCGAGGGCGCCGATGCGGTCAAGACCGCGATCAACAGCGGCAAGGGCAGCGTGCTGAGCAACCTTGGCGGCGAAGACGGCGAAAGCTTCGATCGCCTGCTCTACCCCTTCGAAGTGCCTGGCGTGAACGCGACCTGGACCGTCATCGTGGACATTCCGCACGCGGCAATCAGCGCACCGGTCAAGGCGCAGACGACGATGATGATCATCGGTGGCCTGGTGATGCTTGCGGCCGTGATGATCGCGCTGTTCCTTGCGGTGCGTTCGCTTGCGCAGCGGCCGTTGCACGGGCTGGTCGGCGACGTGGAGCGCATGTCGAAGGGCAATTACGAGACCGATGTTTCCAACCAGGACCGGCTGGACGAAATCGGCATGGTGGCAAAGGCACTCGATGGCTTCCGCCATCGCCTCGCCGAAAGCCACATGCTGGCGGCAGAAGCGGAGGCGCAGCGCAGCGCTGCGGAAGGCGAGCGCCGGCGCAACGAGCAGGACCGCAATGCGTCGGCTGCGACCCAGCAGCATGTGGTGGCAGCCCTCGGCAATGGTCTTGCCCAGCTGTCGCAGGGCAACCTTACCTATCGCCTGCCGGATGAATTCCCGGGCGAATATGCGGCGCTGAAGCGCGACTTCAACGATGCTGTCGCAACGCTCGAACAGGCGATCGCTTCCGTGAATTCCGGTGTGGTCAACATCAGTGCCGGCACAGGCGAGATTTCCGAAAGTGCGGCGGACCTCGCCAAGCGCACCGAGCAGCAGGCGGCGAGCCTGGAAGAGACGGCGGCAGCGCTCAACGAGCTAACCGAACAGGTCAATTCCAGCGCCGACAATGCCGGTGTCGCGGCCAATACCGTCAGCATCGCCGTCAAGGACGCCGAGGCATCCGGTGAAGTCGTGCGCAAGGCCGTTGCCTCGATGCAGGGCATCGAACAGTCCTCGATGGAAATTTCGCGGATTATCGGCGTCATTGACGAAATCGCCTTCCAGACGAACCTCCTGGCGCTCAATGCCGGCGTCGAGGCTGCCCGCGCAGGGGAAGCCGGCAAGGGTTTTGCCGTCGTTGCCCAGGAAGTGCGCGAACTGGCGCAACGCTCGGCGACGGCAGCAAAGGAGATCAAGGCGCTGATCAACGCGTCCGGCGCCCAGGTGAAGGATGGCGTGCAACTCGTCGGCCAGGCCGGCGAGACCCTGCAGAAGATCTCCGATCAGGTCATGCAGATCAACGGGCTGATCCGGCAGATCTCGGCTTCGGCGAGCGAACAGGCTTCGGGCCTGAAAGAGGTCAATTCTGCCGTCAACCAGATGGACCAGGTGACGCAGCAGAACGCCGCGATGGTGGAAGAAACGACGGCGGCCAGCATGGCGCTGCGCGGGGAGTCCGACAACCTGCGTACACTTGTGGCGCGCTTCCAGGTGAGCGGCAACGCGCAGCCGGGAGCAGCCCTCAGGGCCACGGCCGAGGCGATGCGCCAGCCTTCCAGGCCCGCAGCAACGGCGACCACCCGCGCTCCGGCCTACCAGCCGACGCCGCGCAAGGTGGCCGCGGCCGGTGGCGGCGCATCCGGCGGCGACAGCTGGGAAGAATTCTGA
- a CDS encoding globin-coupled sensor protein, with protein MHQKSNTDLSERLDFLEIDQKTRETLGELRPTIHDVMGPALDKFYAKVSKTAKMAAFFRDSGHMNGAKKAQIGHWDKVANGNFDESYVKGVTAVGKAHARIGLEPRWYIGGYSMLVGELLAGVLVKHWPFPFGKRHAEALADKMKALVKAAMLDMDYAISVYLDELETKRKALEEERARFEADQAIAMEHLRRGLESLARSDFETRMTTDLPDNFKEMAGYYNDTVDKLNVSFAAIRRASEEILGGTDAIAHASSELASRTTRQAAGVQQSSTALQQLSVSVSQTAANAERASAAVHETQHQAKTSGTVVHRAVTAMDAIEKSSTEISKIIGVIDEIAFQTNLLALNAGVEAARAGDAGKGFAVVAQEVRQLAQRSADAAKEIKQLISQSSDQVKQGVELVTGTGEVLGDIIARIDAIDSFVSDIATAAKDQATGLNEVNQATRNMDLLTHENSGMVEQTSEETRRLRAEVAGLVELMSHIRTRSDKPGQAQRRTAA; from the coding sequence ATGCATCAGAAATCGAACACCGACCTGTCCGAACGCCTCGACTTCCTGGAAATCGACCAGAAGACGCGGGAAACCTTGGGAGAGCTGCGTCCGACCATCCACGATGTCATGGGCCCGGCGCTCGACAAGTTCTACGCCAAGGTCAGCAAGACCGCGAAAATGGCCGCCTTCTTCCGCGATAGCGGCCACATGAACGGCGCCAAGAAAGCCCAGATCGGCCACTGGGACAAAGTCGCCAACGGCAATTTCGATGAGAGCTATGTGAAAGGCGTCACCGCGGTCGGCAAGGCCCATGCCCGCATCGGGCTTGAGCCGCGCTGGTATATCGGCGGTTATTCGATGCTGGTCGGCGAACTGCTCGCCGGCGTGCTCGTCAAGCACTGGCCCTTCCCCTTCGGCAAGCGCCATGCGGAAGCCCTCGCCGACAAGATGAAGGCCCTCGTCAAGGCCGCCATGCTCGACATGGATTACGCGATCTCGGTCTATCTCGACGAGCTGGAAACCAAGCGGAAGGCGCTGGAGGAAGAGCGTGCCCGGTTCGAGGCCGATCAGGCGATTGCCATGGAACACCTGCGTCGGGGCCTGGAATCGCTCGCCCGCAGCGATTTCGAAACCCGTATGACCACCGACCTGCCTGACAATTTCAAGGAAATGGCCGGCTATTATAACGATACGGTCGACAAGCTGAACGTCTCCTTCGCCGCCATTCGCCGCGCCTCGGAAGAAATCCTTGGTGGCACCGATGCCATCGCCCATGCGTCGAGCGAGTTGGCGAGCCGCACCACCCGCCAGGCCGCCGGCGTCCAGCAGAGCTCGACAGCCCTCCAGCAACTCTCCGTCAGCGTCAGCCAGACCGCCGCCAATGCCGAGCGCGCCTCGGCTGCCGTGCACGAGACCCAGCACCAGGCGAAGACCTCGGGCACGGTTGTCCACCGCGCCGTCACCGCCATGGATGCCATTGAGAAATCCTCCACCGAGATTTCCAAGATCATCGGCGTCATCGACGAAATCGCCTTCCAGACCAATCTTCTGGCGCTGAATGCCGGCGTCGAAGCCGCCCGCGCCGGCGATGCCGGCAAGGGTTTCGCTGTCGTCGCGCAAGAGGTCCGCCAGCTTGCCCAGCGCTCGGCCGATGCCGCCAAGGAAATCAAGCAACTGATCTCGCAGAGTTCCGATCAGGTGAAGCAGGGCGTCGAACTTGTCACCGGCACGGGTGAGGTCCTCGGCGACATCATCGCTCGCATCGATGCCATCGACAGCTTCGTCTCGGATATCGCAACCGCCGCCAAGGATCAGGCGACCGGCCTCAACGAGGTGAACCAGGCGACCCGCAACATGGACCTCCTGACCCATGAAAACAGCGGCATGGTCGAGCAGACATCGGAAGAGACCCGCCGCCTGCGCGCCGAAGTCGCCGGCCTGGTGGAGCTGATGAGCCACATCCGCACCCGCAGCGACAAGCCAGGCCAGGCGCAGCGCCGCACGGCCGCCTGA
- a CDS encoding DNA recombination protein RmuC: protein MNIQDIPALTIGSVTLGPGFLLALAAVIIAFPILAIVLQSTRSARMRAQMMEDALRRDEAAEARLAELLKAQAEMQGRLATMAEVFGSRQAELNQSISQRLDGMTHRLGTTITEQTKSTHDNLRTLQERLAVIDAAQNNIQSLAKDVVGLQAILSNKQTRGAFGQSRMETIVADGLPMGAYEFQTTLSNGSRPDCTIRMPNNSPPLVVDAKFPLEAWNAIRDGETPELKKVASQQFRRDIEVHIKDISEKYLLPGETQEMAFLFVPSESIFAEIHENFEGVVQKAHRQRVVIVSPSLLMLSIQVIQAVLKDQRMREQAHLIQGEVIRLMEDLGRLDDRTRKLQSHFLAAQKDVEQIITSSDKLAKRGAKIEAMEFEAPGGAVDATDAAPRAVESRTGLLKLRVVDED from the coding sequence ATGAACATCCAAGATATTCCCGCCCTCACCATCGGCTCCGTCACGCTCGGCCCCGGCTTTTTGCTGGCGTTGGCCGCCGTAATCATCGCCTTTCCCATCCTTGCCATCGTCCTTCAATCGACGCGTTCCGCGCGCATGCGTGCACAGATGATGGAGGACGCGTTGCGGCGTGACGAGGCGGCGGAGGCGCGCCTCGCAGAACTCCTGAAGGCGCAGGCCGAAATGCAGGGACGGCTGGCGACCATGGCGGAAGTTTTCGGCAGTCGGCAGGCGGAGCTCAACCAGTCGATCAGCCAGCGGCTGGACGGGATGACGCATCGACTGGGGACCACGATCACCGAGCAGACGAAATCGACCCATGACAACCTGCGCACGCTGCAGGAACGGCTGGCGGTGATCGATGCGGCGCAGAACAACATCCAGTCGCTGGCGAAGGATGTTGTGGGTCTGCAGGCGATCCTCTCCAACAAGCAGACGCGTGGTGCCTTTGGTCAGTCACGCATGGAGACGATCGTGGCCGACGGGCTGCCGATGGGGGCTTACGAATTCCAGACGACGCTGTCGAACGGATCGCGGCCGGACTGCACCATCCGGATGCCGAACAATTCGCCGCCGCTGGTGGTCGACGCGAAATTTCCGCTGGAGGCCTGGAACGCCATTCGCGACGGCGAGACACCGGAGCTGAAGAAGGTGGCGAGCCAGCAGTTTCGCCGCGACATCGAAGTGCACATAAAAGACATCTCGGAGAAATATCTGCTGCCGGGCGAGACGCAGGAAATGGCCTTCCTGTTCGTGCCGTCGGAATCGATCTTTGCGGAGATCCACGAGAATTTCGAGGGCGTGGTGCAGAAGGCGCATCGCCAGCGCGTGGTGATCGTCTCCCCTTCCCTGCTGATGCTGTCGATCCAGGTGATCCAGGCGGTGCTGAAGGACCAGCGGATGCGCGAACAGGCGCATCTGATCCAGGGCGAAGTGATCCGTCTGATGGAAGATTTGGGACGGTTGGACGACCGGACGCGCAAACTGCAGAGCCATTTTCTTGCGGCGCAGAAGGATGTCGAGCAGATCATCACTTCCTCCGACAAGCTGGCGAAGCGCGGGGCGAAGATCGAAGCCATGGAATTCGAGGCGCCGGGTGGTGCCGTCGACGCAACCGATGCTGCGCCTCGGGCGGTGGAAAGCCGCACCGGTCTTCTCAAGCTCAGGGTTGTTGACGAAGACTGA
- a CDS encoding globin-coupled sensor protein: protein MVPSSDNSDLKNRLRFLGLDDRGRETLRRMGPLIRANIGGALEIFYDKIRKVPETAAFFRSEDHIRSAKSRQEDHWGIVGTAEYTESYVEGVTKVGKAHARIGLEPRWYIGGYALVLEQLIHAVARDRWPSRFGRQKAPQLADEISVVMKAAMLDMDYSISVYLDILAAERKRAEETRLRAEAEQATALAALRAVLTKLAAGDLEARLPDDLPANFAEMARDYNASVDALRATIGTVRSSADEIFKSTSAIAEATDDLAQRTEQQAAGLEESTAALHELTQNVTLTADGAQKAAQVVGIALDEARVSEQVVSRAVDAMGAIEKSSDAISKIIGVIDEIAFQTNLLALNAGVEAARAGEAGRGFAVVAQEVRELAQRCANAAREIKSLISQSSTQVNSGVGLVNNAGDALKQIIVRIGEINQIVGTIAAAAADQSGGLREVNTSIASMDQITQRNAAMVEETSAQTATLGEEAERLLAALQGFRIHSSHAHAISHAPVRRDQPADRRMAG, encoded by the coding sequence ATGGTGCCGTCGAGTGACAATTCCGATCTGAAGAACCGCCTTCGCTTTCTGGGCCTGGACGACAGGGGCCGAGAGACCCTGCGTCGCATGGGGCCCTTAATCCGTGCCAATATCGGTGGCGCGCTGGAGATCTTCTACGACAAGATCCGCAAGGTCCCCGAAACCGCCGCCTTTTTCCGCAGCGAGGATCATATCCGCAGTGCCAAGAGCCGTCAGGAAGACCATTGGGGCATCGTCGGCACGGCGGAATATACCGAAAGCTACGTCGAAGGCGTCACTAAGGTCGGCAAGGCCCATGCCCGCATCGGTCTTGAGCCGCGCTGGTATATCGGCGGCTATGCCCTGGTGCTCGAACAGCTGATCCACGCGGTTGCCCGCGACCGCTGGCCGAGCCGCTTCGGCCGGCAGAAGGCGCCGCAACTGGCCGACGAGATTTCCGTCGTCATGAAGGCCGCCATGCTCGACATGGATTACTCCATCTCCGTCTATCTCGACATCCTGGCCGCCGAGCGCAAGCGGGCCGAAGAGACGAGGCTACGCGCCGAAGCCGAGCAGGCAACCGCGCTTGCCGCCCTCCGGGCTGTCCTGACCAAGCTTGCCGCAGGTGACCTCGAAGCCCGACTGCCCGACGATTTGCCCGCCAATTTCGCCGAGATGGCACGCGACTACAACGCCTCTGTTGATGCCCTGCGCGCCACGATCGGTACGGTTCGCAGCTCGGCCGACGAGATCTTCAAATCCACCTCCGCGATTGCAGAGGCGACCGATGACCTCGCCCAGCGCACCGAGCAGCAGGCGGCAGGTCTTGAGGAAAGCACCGCCGCCCTGCACGAACTCACCCAGAACGTGACCCTTACCGCCGATGGCGCCCAGAAGGCCGCCCAGGTGGTCGGCATCGCCCTTGACGAGGCACGCGTCTCCGAACAGGTCGTCTCCCGCGCCGTCGATGCCATGGGGGCTATCGAGAAGTCATCCGACGCCATCTCCAAGATCATCGGTGTGATCGACGAAATCGCCTTCCAGACGAACCTGCTCGCGCTGAACGCCGGCGTCGAGGCGGCCCGTGCCGGCGAGGCCGGTCGCGGTTTCGCGGTCGTCGCCCAGGAGGTCCGCGAACTTGCTCAGCGCTGCGCCAATGCCGCCCGCGAGATCAAGAGCCTGATCTCGCAAAGCTCCACCCAAGTCAATTCCGGCGTCGGCCTCGTCAACAATGCCGGCGATGCCCTGAAGCAGATCATCGTGCGCATCGGCGAAATCAACCAGATCGTCGGCACCATCGCGGCTGCGGCGGCCGATCAGTCCGGCGGCCTGCGCGAGGTCAACACCTCGATCGCCTCCATGGACCAGATCACTCAGCGCAACGCCGCCATGGTCGAGGAGACCTCGGCCCAGACTGCGACGCTCGGGGAAGAAGCCGAACGCCTGCTCGCCGCCCTCCAGGGTTTCCGGATCCATAGCTCTCATGCCCACGCCATAAGCCACGCGCCTGTTCGTCGCGATCAGCCGGCGGATCGGAGGATGGCGGGATGA
- a CDS encoding ribokinase: MITVFGSINMDLVATTPRLPVPGETVAGTGFATAAGGKGANQALAARRAGAIVRMVGAVGRDEFAGPAISLLKEAGTDLSGVKTVDGATGTALILVGGDGENMIAVVAGANGTVDSGQAKAAVAALKAGDTLMLQLEVPAPAVEAALMAAKGTGVRTILNLAPLTAEAATLAKLADIVIANETEFELLAGRQGLSAAEREETALAMHRETGQVLIITLGAAGVIAVEGGTLHRAKGLKIEPVDTVGAGDTFCGYFAASLDAGLDFDLALRRAAVAGSRACLKAGAQPAIPVSGEVERAI, translated from the coding sequence ATGATCACCGTCTTCGGCTCCATCAACATGGATCTGGTTGCCACCACGCCTCGCCTGCCGGTTCCCGGTGAGACGGTCGCCGGCACGGGTTTTGCCACGGCCGCCGGCGGCAAAGGTGCAAACCAGGCGCTCGCCGCGCGGCGGGCAGGTGCGATCGTGCGGATGGTCGGCGCTGTCGGCCGTGACGAATTCGCCGGACCGGCGATTTCCCTTCTCAAGGAAGCTGGGACCGATCTCTCCGGCGTGAAGACGGTGGACGGGGCGACAGGGACGGCCCTGATCCTGGTTGGCGGCGACGGCGAGAACATGATTGCCGTGGTGGCCGGCGCGAATGGAACGGTCGATTCGGGGCAAGCGAAGGCTGCCGTTGCCGCGCTGAAGGCGGGCGATACGCTGATGCTGCAGCTGGAAGTGCCGGCCCCGGCCGTGGAAGCCGCGCTGATGGCCGCCAAGGGCACTGGCGTACGAACGATCCTCAACCTGGCGCCGCTGACGGCGGAAGCCGCAACGCTGGCGAAGCTCGCGGATATCGTGATCGCCAATGAGACCGAGTTCGAGCTGCTGGCCGGACGGCAAGGCTTGAGTGCTGCCGAGCGGGAAGAGACCGCGCTTGCCATGCATCGGGAGACCGGCCAAGTTCTGATCATCACGCTTGGCGCTGCCGGCGTGATCGCGGTCGAGGGCGGCACGCTTCACAGGGCAAAGGGTCTGAAGATCGAGCCTGTCGATACGGTCGGCGCCGGCGATACCTTCTGCGGTTATTTTGCCGCGAGTCTGGATGCAGGACTCGACTTCGATCTGGCGCTGCGGCGGGCTGCCGTTGCGGGATCACGTGCCTGCCTGAAGGCCGGGGCGCAGCCGGCTATCCCTGTTTCGGGCGAAGTCGAGCGGGCAATCTGA